The following proteins are co-located in the Tiliqua scincoides isolate rTilSci1 chromosome 8, rTilSci1.hap2, whole genome shotgun sequence genome:
- the FOXB1 gene encoding forkhead box protein B1 translates to MPRPGRNTYSDQKPPYSYISLTAMAIQSAPEKMLPLSEIYKFIMERFPYYRENTQRWQNSLRHNLSFNDCFIKIPRRPDQPGKGSFWALHPSCGDMFENGSFLRRRKRFKVLRADPLAPSKPSEYLQQQAKLRLGALAAAPLPPLPPPYPLAVPPPSGFKHPFAIENIIAREYKVPFSAMQPVPAAYPLPAAWPHVYPGGVLDAAAPADYGAYAVPLKPLCHAAAGGQPLPAIPVPIKPTPAAALPALLSHSPPSLSPPSSQTAASQSSPATPSETLTSPASALHAVVAVH, encoded by the coding sequence ATGCCCCGGCCGGGCCGCAACACGTACAGCGACCAGAAGCCGCCCTACTCGTACATCTCGCTGACGGCCATGGCCATCCAGAGCGCGCCGGAGAAGATGCTGCCGCTGAGCGAGATCTACAAGTTCATCATGGAGCGCTTCCCCTACTACCGGGAGAACACGCAGCGCTGGCAGAACTCGCTGCGCCACAACCTGTCCTTCAACGACTGCTTCATCAAGATCCCGCGCCGGCCCGACCAGCCGGGCAAGGGCAGCTTCTGGGCGCTGCACCCCAGCTGCGGGGACATGTTCGAGAACGGCAGCTTCCTGCGGCGCCGCAAGCGCTTCAAGGTGCTGCGCGCGGACCCGCTGGCGCCCAGCAAGCCCTCGGAGTACCTGCAGCAGCAGGCCAAGCTGCGCCTGGGCGCCCTGGCCGCCGCCCcgctgccgccgctgccgccgccctACCCGCTGGCCGTGCCGCCGCCCTCGGGCTTCAAGCACCCCTTCGCCATCGAGAACATCATCGCCCGCGAGTACAAGGTGCCCTTCTCCGCCATGCAGCCCGTGCCCGCCGCCTACCCGCTGCCCGCCGCCTGGCCCCACGTCTACCCCGGGGGGGTCCTCGACGCCGCCGCCCCCGCCGACTACGGCGCCTACGCCGTGCCCCTCAAGCCCCTCTGCCACGCCGCCGCCGGCGGGCAGCCCCTGCCGGCCATCCCCGTGCCCATCAAGCCCACCCCGGCCGCCGCCCTCCCCGCGCTCCTCTCGCACTCGCCGCCCTCGCTCAGCCCGCCCTCCTCGCAGACGGCCGCCAGCCAAAGCAGCCCCGCCACCCCCAGCGAGACCCTCACCAGCCCGGCCTCGGCCCTGCACGCCGTCGTCGCCGTCCACTGA